A genomic region of Mesobacillus jeotgali contains the following coding sequences:
- the ysxE gene encoding spore coat protein YsxE, which yields MDDRNFLKEESAVLKQYPIESYFAEDFGKVKKVYTKSGTFALKKIHPYEGTDFIKHIQTLYQKGYNRIVPVYPANDGRYAVLHNKSLYYLMPWMPNETREDQSQRHQQLFRELARMHTLSVKEMEISTEVKQEHYEKTLKEWEKEEEFINGFLESCENRVYMSPFELTFCLYYIQIHQAIQFAKQKLEAWNEKTKEQKKTRTVTLHGKVSPEHFLFDERGYGYFINFEKARQGSPIQDLLPFLARSLKTQPKYGDEIIDWIYVYLKYFPFREDEMQLFMSYLAFPSGIIRVAELYHQRKAEVDERKFVQKLQRQYWLLSNTGYVVTKIDELEKQKEQAKQEGAQS from the coding sequence ATGGATGATCGCAATTTTTTAAAAGAAGAATCTGCAGTGTTAAAGCAGTATCCTATTGAATCGTATTTTGCAGAGGACTTTGGCAAAGTTAAAAAAGTCTATACGAAATCGGGGACGTTCGCTTTGAAAAAAATCCACCCGTATGAGGGGACGGATTTTATCAAACATATTCAAACTCTTTATCAAAAAGGCTATAACAGGATTGTTCCAGTCTATCCGGCAAACGACGGACGATATGCAGTATTGCATAATAAGTCACTGTATTATTTAATGCCTTGGATGCCGAATGAGACAAGGGAGGACCAATCACAAAGACACCAACAGTTGTTCAGGGAACTGGCGAGGATGCATACTTTGTCAGTAAAGGAAATGGAAATCAGTACGGAAGTTAAACAAGAGCATTACGAAAAGACGTTAAAAGAATGGGAAAAAGAAGAAGAATTCATAAATGGATTCCTTGAGAGTTGTGAGAACAGAGTATATATGTCCCCGTTTGAACTGACATTCTGCCTGTATTACATTCAAATCCATCAGGCAATCCAGTTCGCGAAGCAGAAACTTGAGGCTTGGAATGAAAAAACGAAGGAGCAAAAGAAAACCAGGACGGTAACGCTTCACGGGAAGGTCTCTCCTGAACACTTCCTGTTCGATGAAAGAGGTTACGGGTATTTCATCAATTTCGAGAAGGCGCGGCAAGGGTCGCCGATCCAGGATCTGCTGCCGTTTTTAGCAAGGTCGCTTAAGACACAGCCCAAATATGGAGACGAGATCATCGACTGGATTTATGTCTATCTGAAGTATTTTCCATTCCGTGAGGATGAAATGCAGTTATTCATGAGCTATCTGGCTTTTCCATCGGGGATTATCCGTGTCGCGGAACTATACCATCAGCGCAAAGCTGAAGTGGATGAGAGGAAGTTTGTCCAAAAGCTGCAGCGTCAGTACTGGCTCTTGAGCAATACAGGTTATGTAGTGACTAAGATAGACGAACTGGAGAAGCAAAAGGAGCAGGCAAAACAAGAAGGAGCCCAGAGCTAA
- the hemB gene encoding porphobilinogen synthase — MKHLEFSRHRRLRQTANMRALVRENYLRTEDLIYPLFVVEGENVKKEVSSMPGVYQLSLDNLKEEMTEVDSLGIKSVLLFGVPDEKDEVGCQAYHDHGVLQEAIRVIKKDFPDMVVIADTCLCEYTSHGHCGVIEDGKVLNDPSLELLGKTAVSQAQAGADIIAPSNMMDGFVTAIRFALDEAGFHDVPIMSYAVKYSSAFYGPFREAAESTPQFGDRKSYQMDPANRIEAMREAESDVMEGADFLIVKPGMPYLDIVRDVKNNFNLPVVIYNVSGEYSMVKAAAQNGWVDEKSIVMEMLTGMKRAGSDLIITYHAKDAARWLKEQ; from the coding sequence ATGAAACACCTTGAATTCAGCCGTCACCGCCGCCTTCGCCAAACAGCGAATATGCGCGCACTTGTACGTGAAAACTATCTTCGCACTGAAGACTTGATTTACCCGCTTTTTGTCGTTGAAGGAGAAAATGTGAAAAAAGAAGTTTCTTCAATGCCGGGAGTCTATCAATTATCCCTTGATAACTTAAAAGAAGAAATGACAGAAGTAGATTCGTTAGGCATTAAATCTGTGCTGCTTTTCGGCGTACCTGACGAAAAAGATGAAGTAGGCTGCCAGGCTTACCATGACCACGGAGTCTTGCAGGAAGCAATCCGAGTCATCAAAAAGGATTTTCCTGATATGGTTGTCATCGCCGACACATGCCTGTGTGAATACACAAGCCATGGCCACTGCGGTGTCATCGAGGATGGCAAAGTTCTGAACGATCCATCCCTTGAGCTTCTTGGAAAGACGGCTGTCAGCCAGGCACAAGCCGGAGCAGATATCATTGCGCCATCCAATATGATGGACGGATTTGTTACAGCGATTCGTTTTGCTTTAGATGAAGCAGGATTCCATGATGTTCCAATCATGTCTTACGCTGTAAAATATTCTTCAGCCTTTTACGGTCCATTCCGCGAAGCAGCTGAAAGCACACCTCAATTTGGCGACCGCAAATCCTACCAGATGGATCCGGCAAACCGCATTGAAGCTATGCGCGAAGCAGAGTCTGATGTCATGGAAGGAGCGGACTTTCTGATCGTCAAGCCGGGCATGCCATACCTGGACATCGTCCGCGATGTGAAAAACAACTTCAACCTGCCTGTTGTCATCTATAATGTCAGCGGTGAGTATTCAATGGTCAAAGCGGCTGCACAAAACGGCTGGGTTGACGAAAAGAGCATCGTCATGGAAATGCTTACAGGAATGAAGCGCGCCGGATCAGACCTGATCATCACCTACCATGCGAAGGATGCAGCACGCTGGCTGAAGGAACAGTAA
- the hemL gene encoding glutamate-1-semialdehyde 2,1-aminomutase: MRSYDKSIAAFKEAKELLPGGVNSPVRAFKSVNMDPIFMEKGKGSKIYDIDGNEYIDYVLSWGPLILGHTNEKVVEGIKKVAELGTSFGAPTVVENELAQLVIDRVPSIEMVRMVSSGTEATMSALRLARGYTGRNMILKFEGCYHGHGDSLLIKAGSGVATLGLPDSPGVPEGVAKNTITVPYNDLESVRYAFEQYGDDIAGVIVEPVAGNMGVVPPVEGFLEGLREITTQYGTVLIFDEVMTGFRVGYNCAQGYYNVTPDLTCLGKVIGGGLPVGAYGGKREIMEQIAPSGPIYQAGTLSGNPLAMTAGLETLKQLTPESYKEFERKADILEKGLKAAAEKYGIPHTINRAGSMIGIFFTNENVINYEVAKQSNLEFFAAYYREMANEGVFLPPSQFEGLFLSTAHTDEDLQKTIEAAEKAFAKLRNK, encoded by the coding sequence ATGCGCTCATATGATAAATCGATTGCAGCTTTTAAAGAAGCAAAGGAACTTTTGCCTGGAGGAGTAAACAGCCCCGTCCGCGCATTCAAGTCAGTCAATATGGATCCTATCTTCATGGAAAAAGGGAAGGGTTCTAAGATCTATGACATCGATGGCAATGAATATATTGACTATGTATTATCATGGGGACCACTGATTCTTGGCCACACGAACGAAAAGGTGGTTGAAGGAATCAAGAAAGTCGCTGAGCTTGGGACAAGCTTTGGTGCACCTACAGTTGTTGAAAATGAGCTTGCACAATTAGTCATTGACCGTGTTCCATCGATTGAGATGGTAAGAATGGTTTCTTCAGGAACTGAAGCAACGATGAGCGCCTTGCGCCTTGCTCGCGGGTATACAGGACGGAATATGATCCTGAAATTCGAAGGTTGCTACCATGGACATGGTGACTCATTGCTGATAAAAGCTGGCTCAGGCGTCGCCACGCTTGGTTTGCCTGACAGCCCTGGTGTTCCTGAGGGAGTTGCCAAGAACACGATTACAGTACCTTACAACGATCTTGAGAGCGTCCGCTATGCATTCGAGCAATATGGTGATGATATCGCCGGCGTGATCGTTGAACCAGTAGCCGGGAATATGGGTGTCGTACCACCTGTTGAAGGATTCCTTGAGGGTCTTCGCGAAATCACCACACAATACGGAACCGTTTTGATCTTTGACGAGGTCATGACAGGATTCCGCGTGGGCTATAACTGTGCTCAGGGATATTACAATGTAACTCCTGACCTTACTTGCCTTGGTAAGGTAATAGGCGGAGGACTTCCAGTAGGCGCATACGGCGGTAAAAGAGAGATCATGGAACAAATCGCACCAAGCGGTCCAATTTACCAGGCGGGAACGCTATCTGGAAACCCGCTTGCGATGACAGCTGGCCTGGAAACATTGAAGCAGTTGACGCCAGAATCCTACAAAGAGTTTGAGCGCAAAGCTGATATCCTTGAAAAAGGACTGAAAGCAGCAGCAGAGAAATACGGAATTCCGCACACAATCAACCGCGCAGGATCGATGATTGGCATCTTCTTCACGAATGAAAATGTCATCAACTATGAAGTAGCCAAACAATCGAATCTTGAATTCTTTGCAGCATACTACCGTGAAATGGCGAACGAAGGAGTATTCCTGCCACCATCACAATTTGAGGGATTATTCCTCTCAACAGCACACACAGACGAAGACCTGCAAAAAACAATTGAAGCAGCAGAGAAAGCATTTGCGAAGCTGCGGAATAAATAA
- a CDS encoding valine--tRNA ligase — MEENLSMPTKYDPSSIEQGRYEWWIKGKFFEAKGDETKKPYTIVIPPPNVTGKLHLGHAWDTALQDILTRMKRMQGYDVLWLPGMDHAGIATQAKVDEKLRSQGINRYELGREKFLEESWKWKEEYAQHIRKQWSKLGLGLDYSRERFTLDEGLSKAVKEVFVSLYRKGLIYRGEYIINWDPAAKTALSDIEVIHKDVQGAFYHMRYPLADGSGHIEIATTRPETMLGDTAVAVHPEDDRYKQLIGKTVTLPIVGREIPIVGDDYVDMEFGSGAVKITPAHDPNDFEIGNRHNLERVLVMNEDGSMNDKAGKYQGMDRFECRKQIVKDLQDAGVLFKIEEHMHSVGHSERSGAVVEPYLSTQWFVKMQPLADEAIALQSKEEKVNFVPERFENTYMRWMENIRDWCISRQLWWGHRIPAWYHKETGEVYVDHEPPADPDNWVQDNDVLDTWFSSALWPFSTMGWPNEEAADYKRHYPTDALVTGYDIIFFWVSRMIFQGLEFTGQRPFKDVLIHGLVRAEDGRKMSKSLGNGVDPMDVIDQYGADSLRYFLTTGSSPGQDLRYSTEKVEATWNFANKIWNASRFALMNMNGMKYEEIDLSGEKSVADKWILTRLNETIETVTRLSDRYEFGEVGRALYNFIWDDFCDWYIEMAKLPLYGEDEAAKKTTRSILAYVLDNTMRLLHPFMPFITEEIWQNLPHEGESITVASWPKVDPALTDKEAADDMKLLVEVIRAVRNIRSEVNTPLSKKVDMFLKAKDEKTLSMLENNRGYIVRFCNPENLEIGLEVNAPEKAMTAVATGLEIIMPLEGLINIDEEIARLQKEKEKLDKEVERVQKKLANEGFVKKAPEKVIEEERAKEKDYSEKRAAVEARINELRN, encoded by the coding sequence ATGGAAGAGAATTTGTCTATGCCGACTAAATACGATCCGTCTTCGATTGAGCAAGGACGCTACGAATGGTGGATCAAAGGGAAGTTTTTCGAAGCGAAGGGTGATGAAACGAAAAAGCCTTATACAATCGTGATTCCGCCGCCAAACGTAACTGGGAAGCTTCACCTGGGCCATGCGTGGGATACAGCGCTTCAGGATATCCTTACACGAATGAAGCGGATGCAGGGCTACGATGTTCTATGGCTTCCAGGTATGGACCATGCGGGCATCGCGACACAGGCTAAAGTTGACGAGAAACTTCGCAGCCAGGGAATCAACCGCTACGAACTTGGCCGTGAAAAGTTCCTGGAAGAATCATGGAAGTGGAAAGAGGAATACGCACAGCATATCCGCAAGCAGTGGTCAAAGCTTGGACTTGGGCTAGACTACAGTCGAGAGCGCTTCACATTGGATGAAGGCCTTTCGAAAGCGGTAAAAGAAGTATTCGTTTCTTTATACCGCAAAGGACTGATTTATCGCGGAGAGTACATCATCAACTGGGACCCTGCTGCTAAAACGGCTCTATCTGATATTGAGGTTATACACAAAGATGTCCAGGGTGCGTTCTACCACATGAGATATCCTTTGGCAGACGGCAGCGGTCACATCGAAATAGCCACAACAAGACCGGAAACGATGCTCGGTGATACTGCAGTTGCTGTTCATCCGGAAGATGACCGCTACAAGCAGTTGATCGGCAAGACAGTAACCCTGCCAATCGTTGGCCGTGAAATTCCGATTGTCGGCGACGATTATGTTGATATGGAATTCGGATCGGGAGCGGTAAAAATCACTCCTGCACATGATCCTAACGACTTTGAAATCGGCAACCGCCATAATCTCGAAAGAGTTCTAGTCATGAACGAAGATGGATCAATGAACGACAAAGCTGGCAAGTACCAGGGCATGGACCGCTTCGAGTGCCGCAAGCAAATCGTCAAGGACCTTCAGGATGCTGGCGTCCTTTTCAAGATTGAAGAGCACATGCACTCTGTTGGACACTCAGAGCGCAGCGGAGCAGTAGTCGAGCCGTATCTATCAACTCAATGGTTCGTTAAAATGCAGCCGCTTGCTGATGAAGCAATCGCCCTTCAGAGCAAAGAAGAGAAAGTTAATTTCGTACCTGAGCGCTTCGAAAATACCTATATGCGCTGGATGGAAAACATCCGTGACTGGTGTATTTCCCGTCAGCTATGGTGGGGCCACAGAATCCCTGCCTGGTACCATAAAGAAACAGGCGAGGTATACGTTGATCACGAGCCGCCAGCAGACCCTGATAATTGGGTACAGGATAATGACGTTCTTGACACATGGTTCAGCTCAGCGCTTTGGCCGTTTTCGACAATGGGCTGGCCGAATGAGGAAGCAGCTGACTATAAGCGTCACTACCCAACCGATGCACTTGTTACGGGTTATGACATCATCTTCTTCTGGGTATCAAGGATGATCTTCCAGGGACTTGAGTTCACTGGACAGAGACCATTCAAGGATGTACTGATCCACGGACTCGTTCGTGCAGAAGACGGCCGCAAGATGAGTAAGTCACTAGGCAATGGTGTTGATCCAATGGATGTCATTGACCAGTACGGAGCTGACTCACTCCGCTACTTCCTGACAACAGGAAGCTCACCGGGACAGGACCTTCGCTACAGCACGGAAAAGGTAGAAGCAACCTGGAATTTTGCCAATAAAATTTGGAATGCATCACGCTTTGCCTTGATGAACATGAACGGCATGAAGTACGAAGAAATCGATTTGAGCGGTGAGAAATCTGTAGCTGACAAGTGGATTTTGACAAGGCTGAATGAAACGATCGAAACTGTTACAAGACTTTCAGATCGCTATGAGTTCGGTGAGGTTGGCCGAGCGCTATACAACTTCATCTGGGATGATTTCTGTGACTGGTATATCGAGATGGCAAAGCTTCCTCTCTACGGCGAAGACGAAGCTGCCAAGAAGACGACAAGGTCCATCCTTGCTTACGTTCTAGACAACACGATGCGCCTGTTGCATCCTTTCATGCCATTCATTACCGAAGAAATCTGGCAGAACCTGCCTCACGAAGGAGAGTCCATCACGGTTGCAAGCTGGCCGAAGGTTGACCCGGCTCTGACTGATAAAGAGGCAGCAGACGATATGAAGCTTCTTGTTGAAGTCATCCGCGCTGTAAGGAATATTCGCTCCGAGGTAAACACACCGCTTAGCAAGAAGGTTGATATGTTCCTGAAGGCGAAGGATGAAAAGACATTAAGCATGCTTGAAAATAACCGGGGCTACATCGTTCGTTTCTGTAATCCAGAGAACCTTGAAATCGGTCTTGAAGTCAATGCTCCTGAAAAAGCGATGACAGCAGTTGCTACAGGACTCGAAATCATCATGCCTCTTGAAGGGCTGATCAACATTGATGAAGAAATCGCCCGCCTTCAAAAGGAAAAAGAGAAGCTTGATAAAGAAGTAGAACGTGTCCAGAAGAAGCTGGCGAACGAAGGCTTCGTCAAAAAAGCTCCTGAGAAGGTCATTGAAGAAGAACGCGCGAAGGAAAAAGACTACTCGGAAAAACGTGCAGCAGTCGAAGCACGCATCAACGAATTGAGAAATTAA
- a CDS encoding bifunctional folylpolyglutamate synthase/dihydrofolate synthase encodes MFDTYEQAIEWIHARLRLGIKPGLSRMEWMLERLDHPERRVKTIHIGGTNGKGSTVTFLRSILQAAGYRVGTFTSPYFEQFNERISINGQPIHDQELIELTNVIKPLADELDQTELGGPTEFEVITAMSLYYFAKMSPVDVVIYEVGLGGRFDSTNVIHPLLSIITSIGLDHTAILGDTYEKIAFEKAGIIKNGVSIITGVKQPEALEVIKKKALEGKSPMYQLGDEFSTNSRESLERGEQFSFYSMFGQIQKLETSMIGSHQVDNAACAVMASQVLANYYSFMIEDEDIRHGLTQAYWPGRLEILSENPLVLIDGAHNEEGINALASEINSRFADKKISILFAALKDKKLDKMIASLEEAADQLTFTTFDFPRAASAEELMEVGSNSGNINITVNYKDYLDKKIIELNKDEILIVTGSLYFLSEVKPFIMNVLKNK; translated from the coding sequence ATGTTTGATACATATGAACAGGCAATTGAATGGATCCATGCAAGACTGAGACTTGGAATCAAACCAGGACTTTCAAGGATGGAATGGATGCTAGAAAGGCTGGATCATCCTGAACGAAGGGTTAAAACTATCCACATCGGCGGCACTAATGGTAAAGGCTCCACCGTCACCTTCCTACGCTCGATCCTGCAAGCGGCAGGATATAGAGTTGGAACTTTTACCTCGCCATACTTTGAGCAATTCAATGAAAGAATCAGTATCAACGGTCAGCCTATCCATGATCAGGAACTGATTGAACTGACCAATGTGATCAAGCCTCTGGCAGATGAGTTGGATCAGACTGAACTGGGTGGACCGACTGAATTCGAAGTCATCACGGCAATGTCTCTATACTACTTTGCGAAAATGTCCCCAGTGGATGTTGTCATTTACGAGGTAGGTCTTGGCGGCCGATTCGATTCGACTAACGTCATTCACCCTCTGCTATCGATTATCACGAGCATTGGGCTCGACCACACAGCAATCCTTGGTGATACATATGAAAAAATTGCTTTTGAAAAAGCAGGGATCATCAAGAATGGCGTAAGTATCATTACTGGAGTGAAGCAGCCAGAAGCGCTCGAAGTGATTAAGAAAAAAGCACTCGAAGGAAAATCGCCGATGTACCAGCTGGGCGATGAGTTTTCAACAAACTCAAGAGAGTCTTTAGAGCGGGGAGAGCAGTTTTCATTTTACAGTATGTTCGGCCAGATACAGAAGCTGGAAACATCCATGATCGGTTCTCATCAGGTAGACAATGCTGCCTGTGCTGTAATGGCTAGCCAGGTCCTTGCAAACTACTACTCCTTTATGATTGAGGACGAGGATATAAGGCATGGCCTGACTCAAGCATACTGGCCTGGCCGGCTTGAGATTTTAAGTGAAAATCCTTTAGTCCTGATCGATGGCGCGCATAATGAAGAAGGAATAAATGCGCTTGCAAGTGAAATTAATTCTCGATTTGCCGATAAAAAGATTAGTATCCTTTTTGCGGCTCTAAAAGATAAGAAATTGGACAAGATGATCGCGTCTCTAGAAGAGGCTGCTGACCAGCTTACTTTTACAACCTTCGACTTTCCGCGTGCAGCTTCTGCGGAAGAGCTAATGGAAGTTGGAAGCAACAGCGGGAATATAAACATCACTGTTAATTATAAGGACTATCTTGATAAGAAAATAATTGAATTAAACAAAGATGAAATTCTAATTGTCACAGGCTCTCTTTACTTTTTATCAGAGGTAAAGCCTTTCATAATGAACGTGTTGAAAAATAAATAA
- a CDS encoding sensor domain-containing diguanylate cyclase, which produces MTPMIKKSIWFSWLLVVPVGLWVTYQVYPPPSDLSVWEVFTFLLLMAVVAAMPMVVNNTPIFLIQWVSLAVFLTYGIFVEMVLMQISVLILLMRLRVQKSDIYRFPLNSFMFFIVSLVSGLIFYGLGGTHGAHLTDDPYTYILGTVYGISNYGVNTLFLILLQAIVLKLKGPYFGKDFIWETVTTLITFPIGFILFELYQSEMGIYSLLFVGIPFASLSIILSLYYSSDKVNYFLQSASEIGHQLAERLKSDDVLDLFVQKVIEMLPVDYAYILDVVDDKDLKLIHKVEFGEVMEPVAEPLGKGKGISGLVWEEKKPVLFHSKKQWKHINSGYIPAGAESILGVPIVRNNQVIGVLVLAANKKRAFEKSQLMIIDILCSHFAVAVENARHHEKTKENSERCALTGLYNYRYFENMLTAEFEKLQFGHRDLLSLILLDIDHFKSVNDTYGHQSGNEILIELGERLRKRIGDIGTVARYGGEEFVILLPDMMKGNALKLAEQIRLLIANEPFTLLQSMDEEGKQILVNITASIGVATAPQDAEDSLALIRHADRALYVGAKRSGRNRVAEYVK; this is translated from the coding sequence ATGACTCCCATGATTAAAAAATCAATATGGTTCAGCTGGCTGCTTGTCGTGCCGGTTGGGCTCTGGGTGACTTATCAAGTCTATCCGCCTCCAAGTGATCTATCAGTGTGGGAGGTTTTCACCTTCCTTCTATTGATGGCCGTCGTGGCTGCCATGCCAATGGTCGTCAACAATACGCCAATCTTCCTGATCCAATGGGTGTCACTAGCAGTATTCCTGACATACGGCATCTTTGTGGAAATGGTTCTGATGCAAATTTCTGTACTGATTTTGTTAATGAGGCTTCGTGTCCAAAAGTCCGATATATATAGGTTTCCGCTGAATTCGTTCATGTTCTTTATCGTATCATTAGTGAGCGGATTGATCTTTTACGGCCTTGGAGGGACACATGGAGCACATTTGACCGATGATCCATATACTTATATTTTGGGAACGGTCTACGGAATTAGCAATTATGGAGTGAATACTTTATTCCTGATCCTGCTGCAAGCAATTGTCCTAAAACTTAAGGGACCTTATTTTGGAAAAGATTTCATCTGGGAAACCGTTACGACTTTGATTACATTCCCTATCGGCTTTATACTCTTTGAACTATACCAAAGTGAGATGGGGATCTATTCATTATTGTTCGTCGGGATTCCTTTCGCGAGTCTATCTATCATTCTCAGTCTTTATTATTCAAGTGATAAGGTGAACTACTTTTTACAGAGTGCCTCTGAGATTGGCCACCAGCTGGCTGAGAGGCTGAAGTCGGATGATGTTCTCGACCTTTTTGTTCAAAAGGTGATCGAGATGCTTCCAGTTGACTATGCCTACATTTTGGATGTTGTTGATGACAAAGACCTAAAGCTGATCCATAAGGTAGAGTTCGGCGAAGTGATGGAGCCTGTAGCTGAGCCTCTTGGAAAAGGCAAGGGAATAAGCGGGCTTGTATGGGAAGAGAAAAAACCTGTTCTTTTCCATTCGAAAAAACAATGGAAGCATATTAATTCAGGCTACATTCCGGCAGGTGCTGAAAGTATCCTCGGTGTACCAATCGTCAGGAACAACCAGGTTATCGGTGTCCTCGTCCTGGCCGCAAACAAAAAAAGAGCATTCGAAAAATCGCAGCTGATGATTATCGACATCCTATGTTCCCATTTTGCGGTTGCGGTGGAAAATGCAAGGCACCACGAAAAAACGAAGGAAAATAGTGAACGCTGCGCATTAACAGGACTATACAATTATCGCTACTTTGAAAATATGCTCACAGCTGAATTCGAAAAATTGCAATTTGGCCATAGGGACCTTTTATCACTCATCCTGCTCGATATCGACCACTTCAAATCCGTCAATGATACATACGGACACCAAAGTGGAAATGAGATTTTAATCGAGCTTGGTGAACGGCTTCGGAAAAGAATCGGAGATATTGGCACTGTTGCCCGCTATGGCGGGGAAGAGTTCGTGATCCTGCTGCCTGACATGATGAAAGGTAATGCCCTAAAACTGGCAGAACAAATCAGGCTGTTGATTGCCAACGAGCCTTTCACTCTGCTGCAATCAATGGATGAAGAAGGAAAGCAGATTCTAGTCAATATCACCGCATCAATCGGCGTGGCCACTGCCCCGCAGGATGCCGAAGATTCACTCGCATTGATCAGGCATGCAGACCGGGCTTTATATGTTGGTGCAAAGCGATCTGGAAGGAATCGGGTTGCTGAGTATGTGAAATGA
- the spoVID gene encoding stage VI sporulation protein D: MSQGNQSCLRFSLEESVWFQRGQEVAELVSISLDPNITIQENEQYVSIRGSLELTGEYTCHEQQQENDEEQLSALKYVHSVMEREEGVYEFLHRFPVDITIPKNRIESIYDIDIQVEGFDYVFPEKDRLKLNADLAITGLYGEQQHEADQETDSEEVEELEVSYREEATAEVDAEVEEEAVADAVSYRTEDVAEPDFPEAPAYSFVQQNETLNEQEEQATYEEELYAPFRAEAKKAADAEEGSEPEFQEQREHQPVPEYAFSDFRGEPEPVEDVEVEQEVEEVEMEVEPEAENPPAKMEESPESSSSPVLKKKKPNMKQGISIAEFLARKEEETEVAKIRVCIVQQGDSLQSISERYDVPVQQLLRVNHLSIDHEVHEGQVLYVPGVAVQNS; this comes from the coding sequence TTGTCTCAGGGGAATCAATCGTGCCTGCGATTTTCATTAGAAGAGTCAGTGTGGTTTCAAAGAGGACAGGAAGTCGCGGAGCTTGTCTCGATTTCACTCGATCCGAATATAACCATCCAGGAGAATGAACAATACGTATCCATACGCGGATCGCTGGAGTTGACTGGGGAATATACATGCCACGAACAACAGCAAGAGAATGATGAGGAACAACTCTCTGCTCTTAAGTACGTCCATTCTGTCATGGAGAGGGAAGAAGGCGTCTATGAATTCCTTCATCGTTTCCCGGTGGATATCACAATCCCGAAAAACCGGATTGAAAGTATTTATGACATTGATATTCAGGTAGAAGGATTCGATTATGTTTTTCCGGAAAAAGACCGCCTGAAGCTGAACGCTGACCTTGCCATTACTGGCTTATACGGCGAACAGCAGCATGAAGCTGATCAGGAGACGGACAGTGAAGAAGTGGAGGAACTGGAAGTCAGTTACCGTGAGGAGGCTACTGCAGAAGTTGATGCTGAGGTGGAAGAAGAAGCCGTTGCAGATGCAGTTAGCTATAGAACAGAAGATGTTGCTGAACCAGACTTCCCGGAAGCACCTGCCTATTCGTTTGTCCAGCAAAATGAAACATTGAATGAACAGGAAGAGCAAGCTACTTATGAAGAAGAATTGTATGCACCATTCAGGGCAGAAGCAAAGAAAGCCGCTGATGCCGAAGAAGGATCTGAACCAGAATTTCAGGAGCAAAGAGAACACCAACCAGTTCCGGAGTATGCTTTTAGTGACTTCAGAGGCGAACCGGAGCCTGTTGAAGATGTCGAAGTTGAGCAGGAAGTTGAAGAGGTTGAAATGGAAGTGGAGCCGGAGGCAGAAAACCCTCCTGCTAAAATGGAGGAATCCCCGGAGAGCTCATCTTCTCCAGTACTAAAAAAGAAAAAGCCGAATATGAAGCAAGGCATTTCAATCGCCGAATTTTTGGCGAGGAAGGAAGAAGAAACAGAAGTTGCCAAAATCAGAGTGTGCATTGTTCAGCAAGGCGACTCTCTTCAGTCAATCTCTGAACGCTATGATGTGCCAGTGCAGCAGCTTCTGCGGGTGAACCATCTGAGCATCGACCATGAGGTCCATGAAGGCCAGGTGCTATATGTTCCTGGAGTTGCAGTTCAGAATTCCTAA